GGAGCCGTTCTACAGCGCTGCGCGCGGACGATCCAACAGTCCATGCGCCCAGAGCAGGCATCACATCAGAAGCTGCATGGCGATATCGCGCACCTTGGCGCGCTTGATGCATCGCGGCCGGCAATGACATTTGGGAAGTTCATCATGTTGAAACGGGTGCTGCTGGGTGTGGTCATTGGCTGCGGACTGTCCGCGGCGCAAGCGGAGGAGCCGAAGATCGGCGGCGTGGTCAACGCGGTGATCCAGCCCGAGCCGCCCGGCCTGATGCTGGCGATGGTCCAGAACGGCCCGACGCAGATGGTGTCCGGCAACATCTTCGAAGGCCTGCTGCGCTACAGTCCCAAGCTGGAGCCGCTGCCCGGCCTCGCCGAGAGCTGGACCATCAGCCCGGATGCCAAGGTCTACACCTTCAAGCTCAAGAAGGGCGTGACCTGGCACGACGGCAAGCCGTTCACGTCGGCCGACGTGCTGTTCTCGATCGACATGCTGAAGCAAACGCATGCGCGCGCTCGCAACAACCTCGCGATTGTCGAGAAGGTCGAGGCGCCGGATGATCTCACGGTGGTGTTCACGCTGAAGGAGCCGTTCGGTCCCTTCATCGGCATCTTCGAGGTCGGCTCGATGCCGATGGTGCCGAAGCACCTGTATGAAGGCACCGACTACAAGACCAATCCGAACAACAACGCGCCTGTTGGCACCGGCCCCTTCATGTTCAAGGAATGGCAGAAGGGATCCTTCATCCGGATGGTGAAAAATCCGAACTACCACGAGAAGGGCAAGCCCTATCTCGACGAGGTCTACTGGCAGATCATTCCCGACGCCGCCGCGCGCGCGGTTGCCTTCGAGACCGGCAAGGTCGACGTGCTGCCGGGCGGCTCGATCGAGAACTTCGACGTGCCGCGCGTCTCCAAGCTGCCGGGCGTCTGCGTCACCGGGGCCGGCTGGGAGTTCTTCTCGCCGCTGTCGTGGATGTGGCTCAACAACCGCAATCCGATCCTGGCCAACAAGAGTGTGCGCCAGGCGATCATGTATGCCATCGATCGCGACTTCGCCAAGGACGTGATCTGGAACGGCCTCGGCAAGGTCGCAACCGGACCTTCGGCATCGACCATCAAGTACTATTCCGACGACGTGCCGAAATATTCGTACGACCCGGCCAAGGCCAAGGCGCTGCTCAAGGAGGCCGGCTACAAGGGCGAAAAGATTCGCATGCTGCCGCTCGCCTATGGCGAGACCTGGCAGCGCTGGGGCGAGGCGGTGAAGCAGAACCTTCAAGACGTCGGCATGAATATCGAGACGATTGCGACCGACGTGCCCGGGGGCAACCAGAAGATCATGGAGTGGGACTACGACATCGCCTTCACCTATCTGTATCAGTACGGCGATCCCGCGCTCGGCGTGTCCCGCAACTACATCACCTCGGCGATCGCCAAGGGCCAGCTCTTCAACAATGTCGAGGGCTACTCGAACCCGGAGGTCGACAAGCTGTTCGCGGAGGGCGCCACGGCGCCGACCGACGCCAAACGCAAGGAGGCCTATGACAAGGTGCAGAAGATATTGGCTGAGGACGTGCCGGTGGCCTGGCTGCTCGAGCTCCAGTTCCCGACCATCACCAAGTGCAAGGTGAAGAACCTGATCACCACCGGCATCGGCGTCAACGACGGCTTCCGAGACGCTTGGCTCGACAAATAGTGGTGCACTCCGGGGCACGGCCATGATCCCCGCGCTCCGGTGTTTCGCTGTCCTGCCGAGCTGACCTTCACGGACCTTTCATGCTCTCCTTCATCGCCCAGCGCGTCGTGAAAGGCGTCATCGTCCTTCTCGCCATCATCGTGCTGAATTTCTTCCTGATCCGGCTGGCGCCGGGCGATCCGGCCGTGGTCATGGCCGGCGAGGCCGGTGCCTCGGACCAGATCTTCGTGGCGCAGTTGCGCGAAAAATTCGGCCTCGACCGTCCGCTGCCGGAGCAGCTCCTCATCTACGTCAAGGGTATCGCCAGCCTGGATCTCGGCTTCTCGTTCCGCCAGCAGGCGCCGGTCGCCAGGCTGATCGCCGAGCGATTGCCGGCGACCCTGCTGCTGACGCTCACGGCGTTCGCGATCTCGCTCGGACTCGGCATCCTGTTCGGCGCGCTCGCCGCGCGCTTCGCCGGCACGATCCTCGATACTGCAATTACCGTGCTCGCGTTGATCTTCTACGCAACGCCGCTGTTCTGGATCGCGCTGATCGCGATCCTGCTGTTCTCGGTCTGGGTCGATTGGTTGCCGAGCTTCGGCTATGAAACGGTCGGTGCCGGCTATACGGGAGTCCGCCACGCGCTCGACGTCGCCGCACATCTCGCGATGCCGGCTGCGACGCTCGGCCTGTTCTTCATGGCGACCTACACCCGCATGACCCGCGCTTCGATGCTCGAGGTCAAGCGGCTCGACTTCGTCAAGACCGCGCGCGCCAAGGGCCTGCGTGACGGCGTCATCCTGCGCCGCCACGTGCTACGCAACGCGCTGCTGCCGGTGGTGACGCTCGCCGGCGTCCACGCCGGAACGCTGGTCGGCGGCGCGGTATTGACCGAGACCGTGTTCGCGTGGCCCGGCATCGGCCGGCTGATGTATGACGCGCTGATCCAGCGCGACTACAATCTCCTGCTCGGCGTGTTCGTGGTCTCCTCCGCGATGGTGCTGATCTTCAACCTCGTCACCGACCTCGTCTATCGCCTGGTCGATCCGCGCATCGAGTACGCGTCATGAGGCAGTTCTGGCGAACCATGCTGCGCAGCCCGAGCGGCATCATCGGGCTGATCATTCTCGCCCTGGCGATCGCCGTCGCGGTGGCCGGCCCGTTCTACTTTCCCAACTCGCCGTGGCGCATGGTGCAGCGGCCGTTCGTTCCGCCGTTCACGCTGTCGAAGGTCCCGCTTGGCACCGATGCGCTGGGACGCGACGTGCTCGCCGGCCTGATCTTCGGCGCGCGCGTCTCGCTGCTGGTCGGCCTCGTCTCGACATTGGTGGCGTTGATCGTCGGCGTGCCGCTCGGCGCCATCGCCGGCTATTTCGGCGGCCGGGTCGATGACGCGCTGATGCGCTTCACCGAGTTCTTCCAGACCATCCCGAGCTTTGCGCTCGCGATCGTGCTGGTCGCGATCCTGCAGCCGTCGATCTATTCGATCGTCGCCGCGATCGGCCTCGTCAGCTGGCCGCCGGTGGCGCGCCTGGTCCGCGGCGAGGTGCTGAGCCTGCGGACCCGCGAATATGTCCAGGCTGCGGTCGTCACCGGCCAGAGCAATGCCTGGATCATCTGGCGCGAGATCCTGCCCAACGCGCTGTCGCCTGTCATCGTGCTGGCCTCGCTGATGGTCGCGACCGCGATCCTCCTGGAGTCCTCGCTGTCGTTCCTCGGCCTCGGCGATCCCAACCTGATCTCCTGGGGCTATATGGTCGGCGCCGGCCGCACCGTCATTCGTCAGGCGTGGTGGATCACCGTGTTTCCCGGCGTCGCGATCCTGTTGTCGGTGCTTGGCCTCAATTTGATCGGCGAGGGCCTGAACGATGCGCTCAACCCGCGCCTGTCGCGCGAGGGCAGGTGAGCCGTGGCTGATCCCGTCGTTGCCATCCGCAACCTCCGTATCGCTTTGCCGCCGGGCGCCGAGCGCGCCCACGCCGTCGACGGCGTCTCCTTCGATCTTACCGCGGGCAGGATCGTCTGCGTGGTCGGCGAATCCGGCTCGGGCAAGTCGATGTGCGCGCATGCGCTGCTCGGGCTGCTGCCCGATACGGTGAAAGTGGAGAGCGGCGAGATGCGCTTCGAGGGGCGCGACCTGCTTGCCGTCGATGAGGACGGCTGGCGCGATCTGCGCGGCCGCCGCATCGCGATGGTGTTCCAGGAGCCGATGACCGCGCTCAATCCCTTGATGCGGATCGGCGAGCAACTGATGGAGGTGTTCGAGGCGCATGATCTGCTGAGCCCCCGCGAGCGCCGCGACAAGGCGCTGGCGCTGGCGCGCGAGGTCGGCCTGCCCGATCCCGAACGGATCATCCGCGCCTATCCTCATCAGCTCTCCGGCGGCCAGCGCCAGCGTGCGATGATCGCGATGGCGCTGGCGCTCGAGCCTGCGGTGCTCGTCGCGGACGAGCCAACCACCGCGCTCGACGTGACGACGCAGGCGCAGATCCTCAAGCTGATCCGCAACCTGCAGGCCAGCCACAACATGGCGGTGATGTTCATCACCCATGATTTCGGCGTCGTCGCCGACATCGCCGACCAGGTCGTCGTTCTGCGCCATGGCAAGGTGGTGGAGGAGGGTACGGCCGCCGCCGTGCTCTGCCGGCCGCAGCACGACTACACCAAGGCGCTGCTCGCCGCCGTGCCGTCGTTCGACCCGCCGCCGCGGCAGTCACGCGAGGCTGCGCCTCGGGCGGTGGAGGTGATCGGCCTCGACAAGACCTATGTGACGCCGACCGGCTGGTTCCGCCCGAAGCGCGAGACGCGCGCCGCGCATGCGGTCAATTTCGCGATCCACCAGGGCGAGACGCTCGGACTCGTCGGCGAGTCCGGCTCGGGGAAGTCATCCGTTGCGCGTCTGGTGATGCGGCTGATCGAGGCCGATCGCGGCACGGTGCGGATCGGCGATGTCGATCTCACGGCGCTGGAGGGTCGCGCCTTGCGCGCGCAGCGTCACCGCATCCAGATGATTTTCCAGGATCCGTTCGCCTCGCTCAACCCGCGCCGCAAGGTCGGCCGCATCATTGCCGACGGCATGGTCGCGCGCGGCACGCCGCTCGACGCGGCGCTGAAGCGCGCCCAGGATCTGCTCGGCATGGTCGGGCTCGACGCCGGCGCCATCGGCCGCTATCCGCACGAATTCTCCGGCGGCCAGCGTCAGCGCATCGGCATTGCGCGCGCGCTCGCGCTGGATCCGGAGATCATCGTCGCGGACGAAGCAGTGTCGGCGCTCGATGTGTCAGTCCAGGCGCAGGTGTTGCGGCTCCTGGAAGATTTGAAGGCGCGCCTTGGTCTGTCGATGCTGTTCATCACGCATGACCTGCGGGTGGCCGCGCAGATCTGCGATCGGATCGCCGTCATGCAAAAGGGCGAGATCGTCGAGCTGAAGCCGACCGCGGCGCTGTTCGCCAATCCCGAACACGCCTATACGCGCGAGCTGCTCGCTGCCGTTCCCGGCCGCAAGCACGGTACGGCGTGATTTGCGTAAGCCGGCCGCCGGTCGGAACCATGGAGCATCGTGCCGGGTCGGGTTCAAATGCTTGCAACATCTTCGGCGTATTTGGATTATAATAAGACTGGACCCCGATGGGGCCGCAGGGTGGTCGCCCGAGCTGGTACGCGCCAAGACAGCGGGCTCGTGCTCCCTCTACCCGCGGCCTTCATTGAACCGTGCCGTGCTGCGCCAGTCTCGACAGGATGTCGCAGCGGCGTTCACCATCCCAACGAGGACTCTCATCATGTCGGAGCGCAAGCCAACGGCCGCCGTGCGCGAGGCTCAAAAAGCCTTCAAGCCGGCCGAGCCGACGAGAAGCGATTATGAAAAGGCGCAGAGCGCCTTCGATCAGAACCGCGAGCGACTGAAGGCCGAGCGATTGGCGCGTGAAGCGGCTGACGGCGCCGGCAAACAGCCGAAGAAGCTGGCGTGAACCGCCAGCCTCTTCCCGTCGATTTCGGCGGGCATGCCGTCGCTTGCTCAGCTGCGCGGGGGCGTAGCGGTAAGCTGGTCCCGCGGCCGTTCACGATCGGTGTGCGTCGAGGTCGTTGAGGGGAGCGCGCCCGGCCGCGCTGCGGGTACCTTCTTGACCGGCGCCGGCAGCAACCCTTCGCGGATGGCCTGCTTGCGCGCGACTTTGCGATGGCGCCTGATCGCATCGGATTTCTCGCGCGTCTTGCGCTCCGATGGCTTCTCATAGGATCTGCGGCGCTTCATCTCGCGGAATACGCCTTCGCGCTGCATCTTCCGCTTCAGGATGCGCAACGCCTTCTCGACGTCGTTGTCACGAACAAGAACCTGCAAAAGTGTCCTCCTTGTCTTCATCTCTATCGATGAAATTCGGTTGGCAAAGCCGAGCGGCGCTGCGGCGGGGCGAACGGCGCGCTCAGCAGAGCGGCGTCAATGAAACGTGTTGCTCACAATGTTATGAGTCACGATACGTGCGAGACACGGTGATCCCCTTCGTCGGAAGGCGGGAGCACGAGTGTCTCTCAGCCATCGATGGCCATGCCGTTACCGATGGTGCTGTGAAGATAGGGGCAATCTGCTGATATTGCCAGCGCGAGCCGACTCAACGGTTCCGGCCCTCGGCAAACTATATTTGCCGCGCGGCCTTGTAATCCCCGAGAAAATCTCTACCTTGAGGTAGTTCGATTAGCCGCTGTGCCTTTCTGAATGTGCCTGTGGGCTATTTCCAAAAGTCATCGCTCAGTTGAATGAGATCGCGTGATGGTCGCGCGGTGAATGATTTGGAGATAGACATGCAGGGTACGGTCAAGTGGTTCAATGGCCAGAAGGGCTTTGGTTTCATTCAGCCGCAGGATGGCGGGAACGACGTGTTCGTTCACATCAGCGCTGTTGAACGCGCTGGTCTCGCCGGTCTGGCTGAAGGCCAGAAAGTCAGTTTTGAGGTCAAGACGGACAAGATGCGCGGTAAAACCAGCGCAGAAAATCTCGCGCTGGTCTGATCGCACTGATCTGACGTCTCTGACGTCTTGGGCCATTTCACGGATGTACTGAAATGGCCGGTTTGCCCGCTCGATCCTGTATTGAGCGGGCTTTCTGCGTCTCGACGGTAACCCGCGTTTCCGGAAGGATCAGTCGATGGCCACCAAGAAGATGTCAGAACGCTCCCCCGAAAGCATTGCGCGGTCGGAGCGCCAGCGCGTCGCCGCCGAGGACGGGGCGAAGGCGCGCGCCGAATGGGATCAGCGCGCGACCGCGGTCCGCAAGAACATGGAGCGGCTGCGCGTGTTGCGGCTCGCCAAGGAAGCGGAAGCTGCGCAAGCGGGTTCTGACGCGGCGCCTGCGCCGAAGCGGCGGAAGAAGGTCGCTCGCTAGGGCGGTTTCGTCTCGCCTTCCGACGTCGGCTGCCCGGTGGAACTATCGGAACTTCAGATCCGTTGCCGGTGCTCGAACAGACGGGCGATCCATGCCTGATCATTACGTCTCAACCGCGTCCCGCGTACAGACCCGACCTTCGTACCGAGGAGGCTGACGTGGCCAAGTCGACAGCTACAGACGTTCGCATCGCCAAGGACGAGACGCAGCGTGGAGGCCAGACGATCGCATTCGCGCTCGCAATCGGCGCCACGCGGCAGGTCTGTCATCTCGAGACCTGCTTTTGCACCCGCAACCAGGCGTTCGCCTATCTGCAGCGAAACCGCACGGCGTTCGAGCAGATGGCGCGCGAGCAGTTCGCCCGTGGCGAGGTGACCGACGGCGTCATCCATCTGCGCATGATCTGAGGCGATCCGCCACACGCGGGCCTCTGAAGACGCTGCCCGACGCGCAACGCGCCGTTGCTGCTACTCCGCCTTCTGTTTGACCGGAAGCGGGACGCGCTCATAGGACGCGGGCAGATTGACGGGCCGGTAGTCCTGCGATTCCGCGATCCGCATCAGCACGCTCTCGTGGATGAACGCGCCCTCGGGAATGAAGCGCGGCTCGCAATTCGGAACGTACAATCCGAAATGCGCCTTGCGCTCCGGCCACTCCTTGTACGTCGCGCTCTTCGGCAGCCATTCCAGCAGCCGCCAGGCCGGCGTCATCGAATCGTGCAGGGGGCCCTGGACGCTCGGCGCCACATAGGAGAACGGACTGTTCTTGCGCTGCACGCCCCAGGCGAGCTGATTCACCGTGCGCGGATTGACCGTCAGCCCGGCCTCGACCGCCTCGTCGATCATCCACAGCAGCGGATATTTCGAAGCCGCCGACCGCACCTCGGGATAGCCGCCGCCGACGTCGGAATGCACGCCGGCGAACCACACCTGTTTGGCGTCCTGCGGTCGCGCCTGCGCCTTGTTGAAGCGGTTCGGCGTGAAGGTCTGCGGCATCCCCCACGGCTTCAGCCGGAACATGCAGCGGCGCTCGTCGATCGCCGCAGCCTGACGGAAGATCTTCACGCTCGGGTTCTCGATCGTGAAGGCGAGCTCCTCGAGGCTCGGCAGCGCAAACAGCCGGTCGGTGCGCGGCACGATCACGCTCGCCACCGTGTCCCACACGCCGACGAAATGGATCGTCGGCCAGCGCGTCGAGGTGATCCGCGCGAACTGCGCGGCCTGGTCGGCGCGGCTCTCCGGGATCGGCCCGTCCTCCTCGGTGCTCTCGAGCTCCTTGGTGATGCCGCGCCCGGCCTTCGGATTGTCGGAGGAGTACTTCTTGTAGGCAATCACGCCTGGGCCGACGAGATTGATCTGACCCGGCGAGATCAGCCCGATCTTGTGGATCAGCCCGGCCAGCACGCGCACGGTGTAGGCGCCCCGCGAGAAGCCGAACAGGAAGATGCGATCGCCGTCCTGGTACTGCGTGGCCAGGAAAGAGTAGGCGTTGATGACGTTGTCGTCGAGGCCGTAGCCCGTCGCGAGCCCCAGCACCATGTTGAAATTGGCCTTGAAGCGATGCCAGCTGTCGGGCTGCGTCAACGTGCCGACGCCGGGATCGTAGAACACGACCTGATGCGGTGTCGTCTTGTCGGTCTTGCGCAGGCACCGATAAAGCTTGAGCACGTTCGAGATGTTCTCGCTGATCTCGTTGCCGGTGCCGTCGCAGCAGATGACAATATTCTTCATGGCAAAGGAATGTCCGCAATAATGCTACCGCAACGAGTGTAGAGCATCCGGCTGGTGTTGGGGAGGTCGGTTCCCTATGGCACTTCGTCTGGGTCGCTGTTGCGCGCGGCGCGGCGGACATCGCGAAGTGACTGCGGGGCGCCGTTGTACGAACGGATGGTCACCCGACCAGTCCTGCCGCCCCACGCCTGCTGCCCGTGTCCAGAGTTGTCAGTTGGTCACGGCATCCGCAAGCAAAACGGCCGGATCTCTCGACCCGGCCGTTTCGACATCTCGTTCAGCTTGAAGCCGCGCCCGTGACGCGTCCGGCTTCTGCATCAATCCTGAATTTCGGCGCGCTCTCTCAGCTCGCCTTGGCGACCGGGGCAGCGTCCGCCGCCTTCTTCTCGATGGCGCGCTTCAGCTCCAGCGCGCGCGGCGACAGGGTCGCGGCGTTGGCCTTGAGCAGATAGGCATCGAGGCCGCCATTGTGGTCGACGCTCTTGAGCGCGTTGGTGGAGACGCGCAGGCGCACGTTGCGGCCGAGTGCATCCGAGATGAAGGTCACGTTGCACAGGTTCGGCAGGAAGCGCCGCTTGGTCTTGATGTTGGAGTGGCTGACCTTGTGGCCAACCTGGGGACCCTTGGCCGTCAGTTCACAGCGCCGCGACATGGCAATAAATCCTCTCTCATCCCCGCACCCTTCGTCCGCCTGTGTCGGCGGGCCGCGGGGGTCCAAAACTCGTCCAGCTCGTCTCTGGGAGATGCGGTCGTATAGGGGGGATGCGGCTTTTCGTCAAGGTTTTGAAGGCCGCAGCGAATAGAGGGAGCCGGGCCGG
This region of Bradyrhizobium sp. SZCCHNS1050 genomic DNA includes:
- a CDS encoding DUF2235 domain-containing protein translates to MKNIVICCDGTGNEISENISNVLKLYRCLRKTDKTTPHQVVFYDPGVGTLTQPDSWHRFKANFNMVLGLATGYGLDDNVINAYSFLATQYQDGDRIFLFGFSRGAYTVRVLAGLIHKIGLISPGQINLVGPGVIAYKKYSSDNPKAGRGITKELESTEEDGPIPESRADQAAQFARITSTRWPTIHFVGVWDTVASVIVPRTDRLFALPSLEELAFTIENPSVKIFRQAAAIDERRCMFRLKPWGMPQTFTPNRFNKAQARPQDAKQVWFAGVHSDVGGGYPEVRSAASKYPLLWMIDEAVEAGLTVNPRTVNQLAWGVQRKNSPFSYVAPSVQGPLHDSMTPAWRLLEWLPKSATYKEWPERKAHFGLYVPNCEPRFIPEGAFIHESVLMRIAESQDYRPVNLPASYERVPLPVKQKAE
- a CDS encoding ABC transporter permease; the protein is MRQFWRTMLRSPSGIIGLIILALAIAVAVAGPFYFPNSPWRMVQRPFVPPFTLSKVPLGTDALGRDVLAGLIFGARVSLLVGLVSTLVALIVGVPLGAIAGYFGGRVDDALMRFTEFFQTIPSFALAIVLVAILQPSIYSIVAAIGLVSWPPVARLVRGEVLSLRTREYVQAAVVTGQSNAWIIWREILPNALSPVIVLASLMVATAILLESSLSFLGLGDPNLISWGYMVGAGRTVIRQAWWITVFPGVAILLSVLGLNLIGEGLNDALNPRLSREGR
- the rpsU gene encoding 30S ribosomal protein S21, with product MQVLVRDNDVEKALRILKRKMQREGVFREMKRRRSYEKPSERKTREKSDAIRRHRKVARKQAIREGLLPAPVKKVPAARPGALPSTTSTHTDRERPRDQLTATPPRS
- the rpmB gene encoding 50S ribosomal protein L28; the encoded protein is MSRRCELTAKGPQVGHKVSHSNIKTKRRFLPNLCNVTFISDALGRNVRLRVSTNALKSVDHNGGLDAYLLKANAATLSPRALELKRAIEKKAADAAPVAKAS
- a CDS encoding transcriptional regulator, with product MATKKMSERSPESIARSERQRVAAEDGAKARAEWDQRATAVRKNMERLRVLRLAKEAEAAQAGSDAAPAPKRRKKVAR
- a CDS encoding ABC transporter permease — its product is MLSFIAQRVVKGVIVLLAIIVLNFFLIRLAPGDPAVVMAGEAGASDQIFVAQLREKFGLDRPLPEQLLIYVKGIASLDLGFSFRQQAPVARLIAERLPATLLLTLTAFAISLGLGILFGALAARFAGTILDTAITVLALIFYATPLFWIALIAILLFSVWVDWLPSFGYETVGAGYTGVRHALDVAAHLAMPAATLGLFFMATYTRMTRASMLEVKRLDFVKTARAKGLRDGVILRRHVLRNALLPVVTLAGVHAGTLVGGAVLTETVFAWPGIGRLMYDALIQRDYNLLLGVFVVSSAMVLIFNLVTDLVYRLVDPRIEYAS
- a CDS encoding ABC transporter ATP-binding protein, whose amino-acid sequence is MADPVVAIRNLRIALPPGAERAHAVDGVSFDLTAGRIVCVVGESGSGKSMCAHALLGLLPDTVKVESGEMRFEGRDLLAVDEDGWRDLRGRRIAMVFQEPMTALNPLMRIGEQLMEVFEAHDLLSPRERRDKALALAREVGLPDPERIIRAYPHQLSGGQRQRAMIAMALALEPAVLVADEPTTALDVTTQAQILKLIRNLQASHNMAVMFITHDFGVVADIADQVVVLRHGKVVEEGTAAAVLCRPQHDYTKALLAAVPSFDPPPRQSREAAPRAVEVIGLDKTYVTPTGWFRPKRETRAAHAVNFAIHQGETLGLVGESGSGKSSVARLVMRLIEADRGTVRIGDVDLTALEGRALRAQRHRIQMIFQDPFASLNPRRKVGRIIADGMVARGTPLDAALKRAQDLLGMVGLDAGAIGRYPHEFSGGQRQRIGIARALALDPEIIVADEAVSALDVSVQAQVLRLLEDLKARLGLSMLFITHDLRVAAQICDRIAVMQKGEIVELKPTAALFANPEHAYTRELLAAVPGRKHGTA
- a CDS encoding ABC transporter substrate-binding protein, with amino-acid sequence MLKRVLLGVVIGCGLSAAQAEEPKIGGVVNAVIQPEPPGLMLAMVQNGPTQMVSGNIFEGLLRYSPKLEPLPGLAESWTISPDAKVYTFKLKKGVTWHDGKPFTSADVLFSIDMLKQTHARARNNLAIVEKVEAPDDLTVVFTLKEPFGPFIGIFEVGSMPMVPKHLYEGTDYKTNPNNNAPVGTGPFMFKEWQKGSFIRMVKNPNYHEKGKPYLDEVYWQIIPDAAARAVAFETGKVDVLPGGSIENFDVPRVSKLPGVCVTGAGWEFFSPLSWMWLNNRNPILANKSVRQAIMYAIDRDFAKDVIWNGLGKVATGPSASTIKYYSDDVPKYSYDPAKAKALLKEAGYKGEKIRMLPLAYGETWQRWGEAVKQNLQDVGMNIETIATDVPGGNQKIMEWDYDIAFTYLYQYGDPALGVSRNYITSAIAKGQLFNNVEGYSNPEVDKLFAEGATAPTDAKRKEAYDKVQKILAEDVPVAWLLELQFPTITKCKVKNLITTGIGVNDGFRDAWLDK
- a CDS encoding cold-shock protein; this translates as MQGTVKWFNGQKGFGFIQPQDGGNDVFVHISAVERAGLAGLAEGQKVSFEVKTDKMRGKTSAENLALV